A portion of the Scylla paramamosain isolate STU-SP2022 chromosome 2, ASM3559412v1, whole genome shotgun sequence genome contains these proteins:
- the LOC135114872 gene encoding alcohol dehydrogenase class-3-like has protein sequence MASTKGQVIKCKAAVAWESKKPLTIEDVEVAPPKAGEVRIKVLATGVCHTDSYTLDGHDPEGLFPVILGHEGGGIVESVGEGVTSVKEGDHVVPLYIPQCYDCKFCKSPKTNLCSKIRATQGKGVMPDGTSRFTCKGKQLYHFMGCSTFAQYTVVCEISIAKVNEAAPLDKVCLLGCGLSTGYGAALNTAKVEVGSTCAVFGLGAVGLAVAMGCRKAGAKRIIGVDINPSKFETAKTFGCTEFVNPKDHERPIQEVLVELTDGGCDYTFECIGSVEIMRAALEACHKGWGESVIIGVAAAGKEISTRPFQLVTGRVWKGSAFGGWKSRDSVPKLVDEYMNKQLMVDEFVTFTKPMGEINEAFQLMHEGKALRSVVMME, from the exons GTTATCAAGTGCAAGGCTGCAGTGGCTTGGGAGAGTAAGAAGCCCCTTACCATTGAGGATGTAGAGGTTGCTCCTCCCAAGGCAGGAGAAGTCCGCATCAAG GTGCTGGCCACAGGAGTCTGTCACACTGACTCTTACACCCTAGATGGTCATGACCCAGAGGGATTGTTCCCTGTCATTTTGGGCCATGAGGGTGGTGGCATAGTGGAGAGTGTGGGTGAAGGTGTCACTTCTGTCAAGGAAG GTGACCATGTGGTACCACTCTACATCCCTCAGTGCTATGACTGCAAGTTCTGCAAGTCACCCAAGACCAATCTTTGCAGCAAGATCAGGGCCACACAGGGCAAGGGAGTGATGCCTGATGGTACTTCCCGTTTCACCTGCAAGGGCAAGCAACTCTACCATTTCATGGGTTGTTCCACCTTTGCTCAATACACTGTGGTCTGTGAGATATCTATTGCCAAG GTGAATGAGGCAGCCCCATTAGACAAGGTGTGCCTCTTGGGATGTGGACTCAGCACTGGCTATGGTGCAGCTCTCAACACTGCCAAG GTTGAGGTAGGGTCAACATGTGCCGTCTTTGGGCTGGGTGCTGTTGGCCTTGCTGTTGCCATGGGGTGCCGCAAGGCAGGAGCTAAACGGATCATTGGTGTTGATATCAATCCCAGCAAATTTGAGACTG CCAAGACATTTGGCTGCACAGAGTTTGTCAATCCAAAAGATCATGAACGCCCCATCCAGGAAGTGTTGGTGGAGCTGACAGATGGTGGCTGTGACTACACCTTTGAATGCATTGGTAGTGTGGAGATCATGCGAGCAGCCTTGGAGGCATGTCACAAGGGTTGGGGAGAAAGTGTCATCATTGgagttgctgctgctgggaaGGAAATTTCCACACGACCCTTCCAGTTGGTGACTGGCAGAGTGTGGAAGGGCTCAGCCTTTGGAG GTTGGAAGTCCCGTGACAGTGTACCAAAACTGGTGGATGAGTATATGAACAAACAACTTATGGTGGATGAATTTGTGACCTTCACCAAGCCCATGGGAGAGATCAACGAAGCTTTTCAGCTGATGCATGAAGGAAAGGCCTTGCGCTCTGTTGTCATGATGGAGTAA